A portion of the Luxibacter massiliensis genome contains these proteins:
- a CDS encoding TetR/AcrR family transcriptional regulator, giving the protein MAKQIEGVYEAVLERAKKEFLEKGYKDASMRVIAQEAGTSTGSIYTRFGDKEGLFQAVVEPAAVELKNIFLKVQEDFHSFDEDVQKSEMGQYTSQHQMEMLDYIYDHFEEFRILLDSAEGTRFSCFLDELVDIEVEYTYKYMEVIGCESVKSGLVTEEFIHMVVTAYFNGMFEVVRHNMRKEEAVKYVRLLNRYHMQGFSTVFNPETP; this is encoded by the coding sequence ATGGCAAAGCAGATTGAGGGAGTATATGAAGCTGTACTGGAGCGCGCGAAAAAAGAATTTCTGGAAAAGGGTTATAAGGATGCTTCGATGCGTGTCATTGCACAGGAGGCCGGAACAAGCACGGGTTCCATTTATACTCGTTTTGGAGATAAAGAAGGATTGTTTCAGGCGGTTGTGGAGCCGGCGGCAGTGGAGCTGAAGAATATATTCCTGAAAGTGCAGGAAGACTTTCATTCTTTTGACGAGGATGTCCAAAAAAGTGAGATGGGGCAATATACTTCCCAGCATCAGATGGAGATGCTGGATTATATATACGACCATTTTGAAGAATTCCGGATTTTGCTGGACAGTGCAGAGGGAACCCGGTTTTCCTGTTTTCTGGATGAACTGGTGGATATTGAGGTGGAATACACGTATAAATACATGGAAGTCATTGGATGTGAAAGTGTGAAGTCGGGCCTGGTGACAGAGGAATTTATCCACATGGTTGTGACCGCCTATTTTAACGGAATGTTTGAAGTGGTGCGCCATAATATGAGAAAAGAAGAGGCGGTCAAATATGTGCGTCTGCTCAACCGGTACCATATGCAGGGATTTTCTACGGTGTTCAATCCCGAAACCCCATAA
- a CDS encoding ABC transporter ATP-binding protein, protein MQKQSPLLRLWELGKDNQGGLIRAIISASIGVLCGILPYYSAAQMIIGLLAGKTDMRFYTGWCLAAFAGFAIRGVLYALALAMSHKATFSILKSIRECILKKLPRMPLGTVTDTPSGQMKQIIVDQVDSMERPLAHLLPEMTANILGPVCILVYLFVLDWRMALLSLVSIPVGMVFMMAVMKNYGEQYEGSVKVTQDMNAAIVEYIGGIEVIKAFNQGKNSYAKFADRVRANASYFYHWMKGCQLPVSISRAVAPTTLLTILPVGWLMYQRGSLSVETFITTIILSLGIAGPLLAAMDFVDSLAKVGTIVGEVDSILNGEEQDHGGRQVQFSSMDIQVEHVSFGYHDDKEILHDISLTIPAGSMTAFVGPSGSGKSTIAKLIGGFWDVEKGRILLGGHDLGKIPLSQLYDQMAFVSQDNYLFDETVRENIRMGKPKASDAEVEAVAKAAGCDVFIRQLESGYDTRVGGGGAHLSGGERQRIAIARAMLKNAPIVILDEATAYIDPENEAVIQRAVASLVCGKTVIVIAHRLSTITDADQIFVIRDGRIAGSGTHEELLKQNRLYQEMWEAHIGAKDGDVA, encoded by the coding sequence ATGCAGAAACAAAGTCCTTTGCTCCGCTTGTGGGAGCTGGGGAAAGACAATCAGGGAGGCTTGATAAGAGCTATTATCTCCGCATCTATTGGTGTACTGTGCGGAATATTGCCCTATTATTCGGCGGCACAGATGATTATCGGATTGCTGGCTGGAAAGACAGACATGAGGTTTTATACCGGGTGGTGCCTGGCGGCGTTTGCCGGATTCGCCATCCGTGGGGTGCTTTATGCATTGGCTCTTGCTATGTCTCATAAAGCAACTTTTTCAATTTTAAAAAGCATACGGGAGTGTATTTTGAAAAAACTGCCCCGGATGCCGCTGGGCACAGTGACGGATACGCCAAGCGGGCAGATGAAACAGATCATCGTTGATCAGGTGGACAGCATGGAGCGCCCTCTGGCACATTTACTGCCCGAGATGACGGCGAATATTCTGGGGCCGGTATGCATTCTGGTATATTTGTTCGTCCTGGACTGGAGAATGGCATTGTTGTCTCTGGTCTCTATCCCTGTAGGCATGGTATTTATGATGGCGGTCATGAAAAATTATGGGGAACAGTATGAGGGATCGGTGAAAGTGACACAGGATATGAATGCGGCCATCGTGGAATATATCGGTGGGATTGAAGTGATTAAGGCGTTTAATCAGGGAAAAAATTCTTATGCAAAGTTTGCAGACCGGGTGAGGGCAAATGCATCTTATTTCTATCATTGGATGAAAGGCTGTCAGCTTCCGGTTTCTATATCAAGAGCGGTTGCACCGACTACACTGCTTACAATCCTGCCTGTAGGATGGCTGATGTACCAGCGTGGAAGTCTTTCTGTGGAGACCTTTATCACCACCATTATTCTTTCTCTTGGTATTGCAGGCCCCTTGCTGGCGGCCATGGATTTTGTGGACAGTCTCGCGAAGGTGGGGACAATCGTGGGGGAAGTGGATTCGATTCTGAACGGGGAAGAGCAGGATCATGGCGGGCGGCAGGTACAATTTTCCTCTATGGATATCCAGGTGGAGCATGTTTCCTTTGGCTATCACGACGACAAAGAAATCCTGCATGATATTTCCCTTACGATTCCCGCAGGCAGTATGACTGCCTTTGTGGGGCCCAGCGGAAGCGGAAAATCAACCATCGCCAAACTCATCGGAGGATTCTGGGACGTAGAAAAAGGAAGGATTCTCCTGGGCGGCCATGATCTGGGGAAGATTCCACTTTCCCAGCTTTATGATCAGATGGCCTTTGTATCTCAGGATAACTATCTGTTTGACGAGACGGTGAGAGAAAATATCCGTATGGGAAAACCAAAGGCAAGTGATGCCGAAGTGGAGGCTGTGGCAAAGGCCGCCGGATGTGATGTATTTATCCGTCAATTAGAAAGTGGGTATGATACCCGGGTAGGAGGGGGCGGTGCACACCTCTCGGGGGGTGAACGCCAGAGAATCGCCATAGCCAGAGCCATGCTAAAAAATGCACCGATTGTAATCCTGGATGAGGCAACCGCTTATATTGATCCGGAAAATGAGGCGGTGATACAGAGGGCAGTGGCAAGCCTTGTATGTGGAAAGACAGTCATTGTAATCGCACACCGTCTTTCTACGATTACAGATGCAGACCAGATTTTTGTGATCCGGGATGGCCGCATAGCAGGAAGCGGCACTCATGAGGAGCTTTTGAAACAAAACAGATTGTATCAGGAGATGTGGGAGGCCCATATCGGTGCAAAGGATGGTGATGTGGCATGA